A single region of the Hippoglossus hippoglossus isolate fHipHip1 chromosome 17, fHipHip1.pri, whole genome shotgun sequence genome encodes:
- the LOC117777985 gene encoding uncharacterized protein KIAA0040 homolog, with amino-acid sequence MDEKIDSIQDFFNQIWRFTADKHNQGVYNTVCLVVLLTLPLLVLIITLVVCCHCCCCRHANSCCCCRRGSMATARSETKKKTKSANPEDLWISVKTGPMTPDRVPLDVM; translated from the coding sequence ATGGATGAGAAAATTGACAGCATTCAGGATTTCTTCAACCAAATCTGGAGGTTCACCGCCGACAAACACAACCAGGGGGTTTACAACACCGTCTGTCTGGTGGTCCTCCTCACGCTGCCCCTGCTGGTCCTCATCATTACTTTGGTGGtgtgctgccactgctgctgctgtcgccatgccaacagctgctgttgctgccgCAGAGGCAGCATGGCAACTGCAAGGTCggagacgaagaagaagacaaaatcGGCAAATCCAGAGGACTTGTGGATTTCTGTTAAGACGGGGCCGATGACACCTGACAGGGTTCCACTGGACGTGATGTAG